In the Pongo abelii isolate AG06213 chromosome 2, NHGRI_mPonAbe1-v2.0_pri, whole genome shotgun sequence genome, cggtttgtcacccaggctggagtgcagtggtgtgattttggctcactgcatcctctgcctcctgggctcaagcattccttctgcctcagcctcccgagtagctgggattacaagcgtgcaccgccatgcccagctaattttttgtatttttactagagttggggtttcaccatgttgcccaggctagtcttgatctcctagttcaggcgatctgcccaccttgccttcccaaagtgctgggattgcaggggtgagccactgcgcccggcgccTTCCTTGAATCTTATGTTTTGGTCTTATAAGTGCcttaaagtattttataatacGAGCAGATAGGAAAAACATTGGGAATGCTTCAGTTTTATTGTGAATGCATGGGATACTGGAAACAAatagttgtctttttttaaatctgtgctCTGCAGTTCAATGAAACAGTAGAGTACCAGCGAACGGTAAATGAACAGGTGATGAGGGAACTGGATCCTTGATCTCTCTTTGGGCCTCTTGCACTAACTCGCAGTTGAAATCCCTGAGAAAGACTAGGTGACCTTTAAGGGTCTTCCTAAATGCTGACATTCTGTGACTCTGGAGTTGATTTTTCAGGTTAACTGAAGCATAGGTCCCAGCCTTCCACTGCTTTTGGGTAGTTTGACTaaagtagagaagggatttttttaaaacatacaaaccAGGCAGGCGTAGTGACTCgaacctgtaaccccagctactcggaagacagatgggagtatcacttgagcccaggagttcaaggctgcagtgcgctatgattgtgccactgcactccagtctgggtgacagagtgagatgttgtctaaaaaaaatttaaaatacacaaactaAAAGTTTAAAATTGTTTATGAGAAATTGTATAGAAGAGCTATTTTCATACCCTCTTTATTTTGGAAGTGTAAACCTTTGTATTTACTGAAGAGTCAACTAACTTGTCTTATTGATAGcttctctttataaattctaGTAGTTGAACCTAGATGCTATCTAGGGGATTATTAGATTTGGTAAAATGAGATTggtgatttttttattgtataaGTCATATCCAGCAAGTAGGCTGAGGATCTAAGGTAGTTTGTGTTTACTAAAATTTTTCGTAAACTTTAGAGCTGCTAGGATTAAAGTTTctgttttatgtaaaatataattattcttgATGACAACATTGCCCATATGAAAACTGTACATCTCAACTTTTTggtataaaaatatcaaatataaacaaaagtagagaaaatagttTGATGAACTTCCTTATACCCATCACCAAGCTTTGCCAATGATTAATTTATGGCCAGTCTAGTTTCATGTTTCTATCGCACACTCTCCCACTCCATCTCTGGATATTTCAGAGCAATTCCCAGGTACCATTATTTTATCCATAAACGTTTCAGTATTATCTGTAAgatataaggatttttttttttgtatcttttgatgTTTTAAGAAGTCTGTTTGAGGAAAtactacaatttaaaattttggtcAGTGATGAAACAGTTGGcagttatttttaatgttatttattctGTTAGTATCCCATCCTGAAACTTCAGCCATTATTTGGAAATacttgtgttattttaaaatatataacttcattatttaaaaacatatagcCTGAAGTTTGggtactttttaatatttaagaaaaataaaattgttatttatttggtctgtttttcatctttttagatACGTGCTTTTCAACATGCCTTCAGCACTAATGACTGCTCCAGGAATGTCTACATTAAGAAGAATGGCTTTACTTTACATCGAAACCCCATTGCTCAGAGCACTGATGGTGCAAGGACCAAGATTGGTTTCAGTGAGGGCCGCCATGCATGGGAAGTGTGGTGGGAGGGCCCTCTGGGCACTGTGGCAGTGATTGGAATTGCCACGAAACGGGCCCCCATGCAGTGCCAAGGTTATGTGGCATTGCTGGGCAGTGATGACCAGAGCTGGGGCTGGAATCTGGTGGACAATAATCTACTACATAATGGAGAAGTCAATGGCAGTTTTCCACAGTGCAACAACGCACCAAAATATCAGGTGAGAAACTGGGGTTTTTCTCAAGTATGGGCCTTTGTCAAATCACgccttaatttgttttaaatttacaaatttttatatagcagttttgtttgtctttttggtaatttttatttttatttatttttattttttcaaatacccAGACttcaaggagattttttttttttttaatgttaggaGGTTATAGTTAATTTTGTTGGGTGTTATATTTTGATTTTGGCTATGCAGAaaaatactcctttttttttttttttttagacggaatctcgctctgttgcccaggctagagtgcagtggcgcaaccttggctcactgcaacctccgcctcccaggttcaagcaattctctgcctcagcctcccgagtagttgggattacagtcgcgcccaccaccatgcctggctaatttttgtatttttagtagagatggggtttcaccatcttggccaggctggtcttgaactcctaacctcgtgattcacctgccttggcctcccaaagtgctgggattacaggcgtgagccaccacgcccagcctcaaggAGATTTTttgaccattttaaaataaatgtataaatgatcTATCTCAATATTTGTTTCCTAATACAACTTTAAGCAGCCTATTTTTGCTCCAGATCAGGGGTTGGCAAAGCTTTTTGTAAGGGCCAGGTAGTAAATCTTTAAGGCTTTGCAGTCCATATTGTCTCtgtcacaacttttttttttttaatgtcattttcaaGGTAAGGATCTGTCACAAGTTTCAACTCTATATATAGTACAAAAGCAGTCATCGATAATACGTAAATGAATGAACGTGGCTGTATTCCATAGACCTTATTTATGGTACAAAAGCAGTCATCGATAATACGTAAATGAATGAACGTGGCTGTATTCCATAGACCTTATTTATGGTACAAAAGCAGTCATcgataatatgtaaatgaatgaacgTGGCTGTATTCCATAGACCTTATTTACGGGCTGCAGGACAGATCTGGTCCAGGGGCTGTAGTTTGCCAGTTCATGCTCTataacaagcttgtccaacccacagcctgCATGCAGCCCACGAGGCTTTGATTGCGACCCAatgcaaattcataaactttcttaaaacattagcaggtttttttgcaattttttttttttaaagctgatcaGCTATctttagtgttagtgtattttatgtgtggcccaaaacaattcttccagtgtggcccagggaagccaaaggaTTGAATACCCCTGCTCTAGATGGTCGTCTTTCCTGTATCACGGCACATCCAAATCTTTTTCTAGGCTCCTTACCCCAGTAAATACAGCTCTGTGCATGCACATACGCGTGTACCCTCTGTTTGTGGATTCAAAGCCCCTGGAGGCATCAGTGATTTCTGCAGAGACAGGCAAATTCAGGCAAACTgctgtattttttattcttttcatcttAGGCTTAAGGCATACTCATTTGCCTCAAGTTAAAATTATAGTTCCTATTTGTAAAAGCCGTATTTATTACTATAGACTTAACAGGGTGTAATATACAATAATCTGATAAGAAATTGGAAGTCTTTAAAGAACTATAGATTGAATATTTCAGAGCCACCTGTGGTGTGAAAGTTCCAGCCTCAGTAATGACCTCAAGTCAGGCATACTAAAGCAGAAGAACCAAAAATACATCCCATTTTCTGAGGTATAAAAGCTGGAAGGATTTTTTTCATAGAATGTTTCCTCACTATCCTTTTAGGCTCTGCGGATACTATAAGGAGAAGGGTGTGTAGAATTTATCACTAAAAAGGAAGTCCTGTCGCTACCCTTGTAATGATTTTGTAAGTGAAAGTCCTTAAGTCTGTTTTTCAGAGAACATGCGCTATGGTTTcagtccttttaaatttattgagatttgttttattctAATATGTGGTCTGTCTGGATGAGTGTCCCATGTGTgcttgaaaaaatgtatattcttttgctgaatggaatattctgtaaatgaggATTAGGTGAAGTCGATTGATAATGTTCAAGTCTTATATagtgttactgatttttttctaccCCTTCTATTATTTACTGAGAGGAGTATTGAAATCTCCATCTATCTTTGCtaatttgtctctttcttttagtTCTCTCAgtgtttgcttcatgtattttggagcTTTGTTGCTACTGGTGCATATAGATTTGTAATTGTTATACCTCCCTGActgatttattcttttattatgaaATGACTTCCTTTGACTCTAGTAATCCTCTGTCATTCTGTCTTTGTATTTAAAGTGGAGCTCCTACACAGCATATAGTTGGCTCTTCTTGATTTTTATGTAACCCAGTCTCtgtctctgacttttttttttttgagacagagtttcgctcttgttgcccaggctggagtgcaatggcatgatctcggctcaccgcaacctctgcctcccgggtcccggttcaagcagttctcctacctcagcctcctgggtagctgggattacaggcatgtgccaccacacccagctaatttttgtatttttagtagagacggggtttcaccacgttggccaggctggtctcgaactcctgacctcgtgatccgcctgcctcagcctcccaaagtgctgggattacaggcatgagccaccgcgcctggtgagacggggtttctccgtgttggtcaggctggtctcgaactcccgacctcaagtgatccacctgccttggcctcccaaattgctgggattacaggcgtgagccactgcgcccagcttcgGTCTCTGACTTTTAAGTGTTGAGTTCATTTACCTTTAATGTAAGTGTTGGACTGCTTGATTGTTGTCCTTATCTCTGCCTCTAAAACTATGTTCTTGTTTTTTCCCCAACCTTGTTTCTCTCTAATCTTTGCattagataatttcttttccttttttttttttttttttttttttttaagataggatcTCGCTCTGACACCttggctggagtggtgcagtggtgcagtggtgcagtgacacgatgatcttggctcactgaaacctctgcctcccaggctcaagcgatcctcccaaacctcagcctccagagtagctgggactacaggtgctccccaccaatgcccggctaatatttgtattttttgtagagacagggttttgccattttgcccaggctggtcttgaactcctgagctcaagcagctgcctgcctcagtctcccaaagtgctgagattacaggcatgaaccactgggcTTGACCTAAATTAGGTAATTTCTGTTGTTCTGTCTTCAaggttataaatttttttcttttgccatctCACCTCTGCTATTGAACTGAGCTAGTAAATTTTGCTTATTGTACACTTCagctttagaattttcttttttttctttttcttttttttgagacagagtctcgctctgtcgccaggctggagtgcagtggcacgatctgggctccctgcagccaccgactcccgggttcaagcgattcttctgcctcagcttcccgagtagctgggactacaggtgcccaccaccatgcccagctaatttttgtatttttagtagagatgaggtttcaccatgttggcgaggatggtctcaatctcttgacctcgtgatccacccgcctcggcctcccaaagtgaaagtactgggattataggcgtgagccaccacactgggcctggTTCTTTTTTAGagtaaatttccttttcgagattccttatttatttacttacactatatttaaaaaaaattctttggacATGTTTATTATAGCTGCTTTGAAGTCTTTACCAAATCCAACACTTAGGCCCACTTGAGTTCAGCTTCTATTGATTGctcttttttcccctaaatatGAATCAcgctttcctgtttcttttcatatctggtaattttttaattgaaacctAGATGTGTAGATAATATGTAGTAGTAACTCCTGAATGTTTTGTTTCTAGAAACTGCTTTATTCTTCTGAAAAGTATAGGTTTTCTTGCTTTAGTAGGCAGTTAACTTGCCTATACTCAGACTATAAACTCTGTCTCATGTGATGTGTAGCAGCTAATGTCTGCTCAGTTTTTTCAGCTTTGCTGTTTTTTCAGTTCTGGGGGTTTACCTTGTGCCTTTGTAATATAGTGGTCACTCAGGGATTTGGGCAGTTAATTCTCAGATTTTGGGGTTCATCCTTTCTGTGGTTCTGTTGCTTCTGGAGTTCCTCCTCTAAGTTTACAGTTGCTCTGCCGTCTCCCACATTTTACCCCTGGCACCTAAAGATGGTAAGACTTCCGCTTTCTCCACCCTGTGCTTTGTGCGTGCTTTGTGCGTGCTGTGTGCTCAAAGGTGAAGCAGATTTGCAGATTTCACCAGGAGTAATTGTTACTTAGTTTCAacttctgtaaaatagggataattcCTAGGATTAGTGTGAGGATTAAACGGGATAATACAAATACGACACAACACAAATACCCAACAAAATTAGCTTTTCATTTCtactttgttaatattttgttggtaggagtggtggtgatgatgatttGGAGGTTCTTAGATCCATAAAATGGGGTGTGGGTTAATCTGTGAGGTGggcaaagggaggaaaaaagcaGATGTTGGCAGTTACTGTTAACAGGAAATACAGTGAAAGAAAGTAAATGACAAAAGCAGGGGTTATAATCAGGTAGAATTAAATTTTGATTGCAAACATTAGGACTTTCTGTTTCCAATTTTGTAGATACAACATCCTTTTATAAATGCAAACTATAAAGatgaaacatccttttttttttttttttgcttacttttccaaatgggaaaaaactggatatATTCTGCTTCCAGTTTCGTTTAATAATCAGTGCTGCTGTTTTTTATAACAAACAGGTGTTTCAGAGTTGTGAACCACAAATTGACTATTTAATAAGCCTATTCTATATTCTACATTAGAATTTGTGGCCGATTGGATTATTCATGATTCCACATTACATGTGGAACTGCTTTGTAAACTTTAAAAGCTGTGTCTTActatggtgatttttaaaattgtggtgaaacatacatatttattattttaaccatttgtaagtatacaattcagtggcattaaatacattcacacgtgttgtgtaaccatcacctctCTATATACCCAAAACTTTTTCTGCACCCCAACGTAATCTCTATTATGTTCATTCCCTATTTCCTTCACTCCCCACCCCTGGTAAACTCTATTCTACAACTATATGtatttgactattctagatactttatataaatggaatcataccatttagccttttgtgtctggctcatttcacttagcataatattttcggGGTctatctatgttgtagcatatatcaaaatttcatttctgtttatggctgaataatattccattgtatggctgggcgcggtggctcatgcctgtaatcccagcactttgggaggctgaggcaggcggatcacgaggtcaggagattgagaccatcctggctaacacggtgaaaccccgtctctactaaaaatacaaaaacttagtccggtgtggtggcaggcgcctgtagtcccagctactggggaggctgaggcaggaaaatggcgtgaacctgggaggtggagcttgcagtgagctgagatcacaccactgcactccagcctgggcgacagagtgagactccgtctcaaaaaaaaaaaaaaaaaaaaaatccgttgTATGTATAGTATAGTAATTTGAGAAGCTGATTTAGATTGctctttttggtaaaatatgcCAAGTTATAGATTTTAGTTTTAACCTTAAGAAAAACCTTTAAACAAAGAGTAAATAAAATCAATCTAGGGAGTGTTCAGGTGAAACATTAAATTGTAAGTAATTAAATGTAGATTCCATGtgagtcttaaaaacaaaactatcaaaGTAGGCATTTGTgatgtgttacccaggctagagtgcagtgggcagTGGTGCGATACCGGctttgcgccaccacacccagctaatttttgtatttttaatagagatgggttttcgtcatgttgcccaggctggtctttaactcctgggctcaagcaatcctcccgcctcagcctcccaaagtgctgagattacaggcatgagccaccatgcccggccagatgtATGTCCTTTTTTTATAGATGTTTCTTCCTGACTAGAAAGCTTCCCTTCTGATTTTTCTAGATCGCTTTCAGGataatattcttaatattttcagCTTCTTGATTTGTGTCTTGTTTCTTCTAGCTATGCCCTTGGCAGATTTTCTTCTAACCTTTTGATGTCTGTTTGCAGATAGGAGAAAGAATTCGAGTCATCTTGGACATGGAAGATAAGACTTTAGCTTTTGAACGTGGATATGAGTTCCTGGGGGTTGCCTTTAGAGGACTTCCGAAGGTCTGCTTATACCCAGCAGTTTCTGCTGTATATGGCAACACAGAAGTGACTTTGGTTTACCTTGGAAAACCTCTGGACGGATGACAGTGGCTTTCTCGTGATGACAGACAGAATGGAGGAGAGATCTGCTTATGGGAATTAGAACCATGAAGTGACTGTCACACGTGCATGTCCAAGAAACATCCTGAAAACACATGAGGTTGTAAACTGGAGAAGCAGCTCTACAGCAGAGATTATCTTCGTGTTTCCTCTTTCTACTGGGCCAGAAAAATCCTCAGGGTTGCAGTTGGTTGAGTGGGCAGTTGACATATGCATGTTGCACCCGATGTTGTCTCTGAGTTAGCAATGTGTTATTTCCAGCTTTAAAGGTGAGATTGTAGAGATGCTGTCAAAGGGATAAGATAAGGAAATAGCAAGATTTTTAAGTAGTGTGTTTGTGAAGACTGATCCCATTTTACAACTGCCTGTTCTTTCTCCAGTCCCTTTTTTTCCAGCCAGCTTGACTATTAGAAAAGTATGAAACTGGTtgggttttatttaatatttttaatatattgagaAGCATGGTCTGCCTGGACTGCACTTCTCTAAAAGTGAGATATAAAATTGTGCAgctattttaaaagttgtatataatatgtgtgtaaaaaaaactgtaaaaaaaaaaaaggacaaacagGTTGCTTTGTTCTAGTTCTAATTTCTTAAAAACCACTACATGGTTACAAAATTGGAATAACATTTGGGGACAGCTGGGTTAACTACAAAGAAgaggattttcttctttgtagaaGGAAATGTGTTGTATTGactcattttgtattatttttggcTTACAGTTCCCATAGCTGTTAGAgtctggtttgtttttgtttttactctcaAAATCATAGTAAAGATCTCTCAATCTCCTGGCTAAAGATTGAAGGAAGGCAAATCTATTTCTAATTATACATGTATCAGTAAGGATGATCTCAACATAATAGTAATGTGTATCTTTTGGTATCCAGTTTTATTTTTGGCCTTCTAAGAAAGTGTCTCATAACACAGAACATTGCCATTTGCTCTTGTAGGCCTCAAATATGAAAGCTATTAGTCATAGagcctagaaaaaaaagaattgattaatGGTCCTTTTATTTTGTAACCCTATAAATGCTGTAGATattatcaaaaaaattttaatttcatattgttTACATCATGCAACTAATCTAAGCCTCAAACTCGTTATTGGGGCTATAAAGAAAACGTTTACTTACCCACCTGAAACAGGTTAAGAATATTCTTAATCTCATTATAGATAATTGCCCCCATGGGACTTGAAATATAACACCTTGTGCTGAAAACTTCAGGTTGGCAATATTTGAAGGTTTCATTGTAGAAGAGTTTAACATTAACTCCTATTTTGACTTACAAATCTTATTTCTCATCACTAAAATGCTTTTGAATTAATAATCCAACCCACATGAGCtgagagtttttcttttgttagaaaagaaacagacatCTTTCTGTATGAAAGTATAAATTGTATGGTTTTAGATACATAAGAATTGACAAAGGCGAGCGAAATCTTTGTACTTCTGAGTTCTTGCtgtatgtatgttttgttttaaatctgaTTAGGGACACCCAGCAGCTGGCCGGGATTCTTGGATTGCTCCTTGGGAGTTAAGATTGTCAATACTCCTGCGAAGCAAGGGATTTTAGCCATAGAACAAAGATTTATTGTTGCCACCTGAAAAGTTTACAAGTATTTATTGTGTATTTGATACATTGCTTGAAAAGATGAAATCTGTTAAAGATTCTTTTCGATGTCCAGGTTAAGAAGAAACCTCCGTGTACTGAGTGAAATTATATGTTAAACGTATTAGAGAATGTAGATGGTATAGAAATTGATTTTTCTTGGTGTAGAACAACTCAATTCGGCAAAGTTTAAAATTTGATTAAACAAGAGAAGTGGTTCAGGTTGAAGATGGACTTGTTAGAAAGTGATCAAGTCCTTTAAgtacttgtttctttttcaggttgtGATGTGGCCATTCCGAATTTTGTTGAGAGTTTGGTTTATAATTGTCTCTTTTGTCTTGTTAGTAAACATTCATTTGCAACAGTTTTGAAGGTGCTGAGTGGAAAACTGAAACACATGGTTATTGCATATTGGACCTAGAATGAAATAATTGCCTCAATATTTAACAACAAGCCATTCTTATCTCAAAGATTTAAATTCCCGAATAGCCCATTTGCAGATCATATGCAATTGAAGTTAACAGCACGAGCATCTGGGTAATGAAGAGCCTTCATTTACGTAAATTTGTCACTTAAACCCAGTAGTagctctacaaaatattaaactgCTACAGTGTTCAAGGAAATGGGATATCTTTGTCATTGGTGCTGAGAAGAGTATTTAGGTAGAAGACAGTTGCACCTGAAGATTGAGTATAAATCATtcaaaccagtggttctcaacgtTGGCTGAATACACTTTGTAGTCACTTTGGAATGTTTGAAGATGCATCGATGCTTGGGTTCCGTATGCCAAGATTCTGATGTTGGTCTGGAATATGAGCTGGtcataaggatttttaaaaactttctggtCATTTCAATATgctgccaaggttgagaaccattgtTCTAAAATTCACcttgagttttctcatctgcaaaatagaaaaaaaaaaatccttgctccCTCCCTTCACTACCTCACAAGGATATTGAgggtaaag is a window encoding:
- the FBXO45 gene encoding F-box/SPRY domain-containing protein 1, with the translated sequence MAAPAPGAGAASGGAGCSGGGAGAGAGSGSGAAGAGGRLPSRVLELVFSYLELSELRSCALVCKHWYRCLHGDENSEVWRSLCARSLAEEALRTDILCNLPSYKAKIRAFQHAFSTNDCSRNVYIKKNGFTLHRNPIAQSTDGARTKIGFSEGRHAWEVWWEGPLGTVAVIGIATKRAPMQCQGYVALLGSDDQSWGWNLVDNNLLHNGEVNGSFPQCNNAPKYQIGERIRVILDMEDKTLAFERGYEFLGVAFRGLPKVCLYPAVSAVYGNTEVTLVYLGKPLDG